A region of the Clavelina lepadiformis chromosome 9, kaClaLepa1.1, whole genome shotgun sequence genome:
caaatagaaaacTGTCACTACTTAACCAGATATCAGTCACCGAACATTCTTTTTAAAGGCAGACTGTTTTACCCAAAACACCAGCTACAAACACCCAGGGTAAGTTTGAAGAAGAATATAAGTACATTTACAAAGCTATAATCTTTAACGATCATTTATATCCCTAAAACCAAATATTGAAACCCAGGACACGCGTATGGGTCCCACAGGACTTGATTAACTACCGCGCTTTTTTGAATAGTTACGTTTAGTTGGAAATGAACTTAATTAGGTAGATTCAATGATACCCAGTCAGATTATTGCCGGCTGTTAAACGTAATACATCTGAAGCGAGAGGACCTGTAGgaagtttaataaaactttttatgtaACATATGTCACTATGTTCGGTAATAAATAACTGGTCTATTGTTAAATAACTTATTTAGATATGTCTTGAATCACATTAGTAAATAGCCTTGCGATCAACTTACCAATTGCTTCCTCTACGTTTAAGCTTGAAACCAAAGGCACGACGCCAAATATTCCACTCAAGGTCAGAACAACACCGAccagaaacaaataaaatctaaCTCTACTGGTTTTCTCAACGCACATGCTGTGAAATGACACTGAACTAAAAACATAGGGTTGGTTCAGATTTTATGTATATGAACAAATTATTATCTGTCGTTTCTACTAATCAGTGATATCCATGTACAAAATTCAGCAAAGTTTTTCAGATCTACCGGTTTCGTCTGTACTTCTGTACTACTTAACTCTTGTACTTcattaaatgcaataaaattgaGGGATCAGGATTTCCTTGCAATATGAATCAGTGATTCTGGTGGACCTTATCCTGGAGCAACTGAATAAAACTCAGCAAAGGTTTTCAGATTTTCAACTTTCATCAGCTTCACTACATCCATGTAATATTTAAAGTTGACTACAGCTCTTTCTGCAATGTGTACTCCTAAGTAGTGACACGCCGCAAGGGTTAACAACATTTTCGTTCCAACATAGTACATTCATCCCTTTTAACtgagaaaattgtttttcgatAACTTACATGCTGTTTATACCGGATGCCGTTCTTTTCCAGGATAATTATATGTGACGTGAAAAGGAAACACAATATTAAAAGACAGTCAAAACAGCAGGTTGGTCACCATTCTGATTATCAAAatattgaaagaaaaattttgatggCGAATTAGCAAATTGGAGTTGTTAATACAGAGTTGTTAAATGTTTagtaaaattgtaaaagtaaaCTTTGATTACAGAATCTAAATGAGGGGCACGTAACATGGGTCATTATGACGTTACGATGATTAAGTCGATTTGCAAATTAGTCAATGTACGAGGGTGAGCCAATAAGAGATGAAACTTTCTCAATTACTTTGGTGTTTTTGAAGCTATGAAACCGAAATTGTCTATGATAGTTATGAATGAAGTTGTCATTTAATTTACATAATATGGTGTATATTCTCAGACTACTGTAGGTGTGACGGTAAATTGAAATGTCTGCTAGGCTAACAAACTGCTCAAGCTGAGAAAAAAGACAAGTtatctttttttttgttggcggaGTAAAACCGAGTGAGATTCTGTCTAGAATGCAAAGACAGCTTTGGTTCTTCCTGTATGTCTAGAGCAAACTTCCACAAATGGGTGTAAGCATTCAAAGATGGACGCGAAAGCATAACTGATGACCCTCTAAGTGGGAGACTTGTGGATGTCTCTAGTCTCTACCCCAGAAGCAATACAGGTAGTTGAAAATATGATTAGATCTGATAGAAAGGTCACTTTAGAAGAAATTGCCACAAACTTGGACATGTCCCACGGTACAGTTTACACAACCGCGCATAAGAAATTGCGTTCTTCAAAAGTCAGCTGCCGCTGGGGCTCCAAGATGTTAACGGATAATCACAAAGCGCTACGCCGGATATCTTCCAGAGCAGCACTACGCAGATACAGAAAGGAGGGAGATGCATTTCTGCAGACTGGAAGTTTCTAACACACCCTCCCTACAGCCTAGACCTTGTGGTAGCCGCTTGAGATATTTTCTATTGGTCTGGTCAAGGTTTGTAGGGTCAGGTTGCAATAGGCCTGATGCGGACTCGTTGGTGATAAAGCTGAAGAGTTTCCAGTGAGTTTTTCTGAAGTTTCATCGCCTCACTGGTGCGCTTGAAATTGATTTCATGTGCTCACAAGCAGGATTTAGCGAAAGTCGAGAGGAGAAGAGTCGGTGGACCGTGaaatttttaagcaaacatCGATAATTGCTTTTCAATGTCGATGCTCGCGAATTTCAGATCGGGATTTTTGCTGTTCCTAAACGTCCGGAAGGGAAGTTGCTGAATCCTTTGGGGTTGAGAAAAGGACCAGGTTGCTTTGGACTGTCAAAGTAACCAGCCAGTCTTCTTCGCTATTGATGCAGTTGTATCTCACAACGCGGAGGCATTTTAGGTCCATCTAGATCCTAGACTAAGGGAAGGGAACAGAGACATCGACCAGGGTAAGATTTTGATGGGCTATTATATGGAAATATTGCTtgctttaatattttttacaaatatactttattttaatactTGTAAGTTCAATTATTGCATTGTAATTGCTTTCAACTTTCCGCATGAGCGCAATATTTGTTTGGCGACTTTGAGAAGAAAAAATCTCTAAAAATCGTCCCACACCAAGCTCTGGTCGTAttcatataattataattaattagcgAAAGGTTATGAAAAGTTGGTCGCTATCGCGCCTCGTGAAGTCAGAAACTTCAAAGCAAGGAATCGATGCGCTATTTTATCTACAATGAAAATACTTGGAACAATGGCCTGTTACTATCTTTGCTGCGCCTTGCCATGAAAACACTCTATTCTATTGCCTCAATTGCACTAACGAAACGTTACTTGACTCAACTCTTGGTTACCAAGGATATCATGGATATTACCATTACTATGCATGTTCCGTCGACTGTCAGCGGTGTTGAGGTCGGTATCCACGCAGGCTAGGGAGGATGAATTGCAATGAGAGCTCAAATTAAGCTCATCACAGGAGCCATCATCATCAAAGGTCAAAACAGATGACCAAAAATATTGAAGTAATACCAAGACCGTATTTGGTTAAGTGGAAAAGGAAAATTGATGCTTAATTTGGTGGACCTAATCACATAGCTTTAAAGGCATTTTTACTGCTgttataaaagcgtttttagTTTATAATCAACGGGGTTTCGGATCTGATTTGGGTATTACGCTGGAATAATCGAAATCAAATGTTAATCAGTTATCATGCCaaacatgaaaacaaattGAACTCGATTTAATATGCATTTGAGACTTGTTCAGGATTTGGTTTGATGCTGATTAATCGAAGACAATTATCAAATAACACAGACAAAGGAGACTGATAGATTAAGACCAACTAATTATAACAAGTCCACACATGACGGTTCTCTGCCTAAATTTCGGAGCATACATAAATATAGGCTACGGCACAACAATATCCCAAATAATAATACTTGTCTTAGCCTAATGATTCTTGCCAAATGTACATCACTAGCATTTCtgtaaattcaatttttacatCAAACTTGCGTTCGCATTTGTCTCATGAACGCAACGCAGTTGAAATCCTTTTGGCACTTGCCGCAAGAAAAATGAAATCTGAGTCACCAAATCAATGATGCATGAAGATCAACGACTCATCTACATTTGCCTAAAATACAGGTCTGCAAAAATCGAGCAGTGTTATTTGAACTGAAGCGTAACTTCACTTCTAGtgtaagtttttcttttcaattttcGCGCTACGCTGAGTTGAGATGTTAAAATAGTAAGTTAGTTGTTAAGTTAGTTAGGTGTTAGTTAGTTAGTAAGTTAGTTAGGTGTTAGTTAGTTAGGTGTTAGTTAGTTAGGTGTTAGTTAGTTAGTAAGTTAGTTAGTTGTTACCGCAGCTTTGATTTGAGCTTTGAAATGAGAGTTTTATCATCAGACTGCGTTGTTTGAGACAGGTTAGAGGAAAAGATACGTACATAGTTCATCTGtattgttaataataaattcAACACATCTTGCTACTTGAATAAATGCACAGCTAAACATATTAcaagataaaaaatgtgtaaaaaaactaaagaaactcTGTTGTGGTTTGCTGTCGAACGCATAGCAAGTCGaccaaatcttttttttttaaactggGACGAAGAAACTGCGTTGTTGGTTGTTCCAGCTACAAAGTTAATGACAATGTTCAAAAACTCCTTTCAAGGATCTACAAATCATTCCGTGGTTTATATTAAGTTGACGGACACAGCCATAACAGCATATAGGCCTAAGACATATTTAAAGGCGCACGGAAAAACAACGATTTATGGAAAGGACAATGACACGTAGCCTAAATAGACATTTTTGTACAAGTTTACTGGAAATTCTAGAGATTATTTATCGTATTCAGTGACACAGCTAGGGTGCCGCTTTACTACTTTATAGATTAATCAAATAATTGGATGTTGGTTAAGCTTAAACGAGAGCAATTAACATAAAGGTACAAATGCTTAGCACAGGAATAACCCATACAAAAATCTCGAGTTGAAGAATAAGTCCAAAACTAGTTGACAGTGCAACATAAAAAGGAGGAAAACGAATTTTTTAGCTAATACTAcaaatttatttccaaaaatgtttcGCAATTAACGACGTAAATTTAGTCTAACTGTGACATATGTTTGCCCTTTGACATATGTTCGAACATGGCCTTTAACAAGTTAGCAATGAGAATTCTATTTGTATACTTATTTTCATGATTAAGccaaataaaagcaaaatctcgTGAGATTTCTGTGTGTATCCAACTTTAGTCATGTTATTTCTTGCTACCGTAGCGACACACGGGAGGTCACGTCAGGTGATGCATTATACGACGACCTTTTTGACTTTACGAGCTCGCTTGGTGCAAGTAAGAtcgttttttttaaacagGTTATTTTGACAGGTTTACTGCAGTGTCTGTCAGCTTAGGGCTTGCTACAGCGTTTAGACATTTACGCTCGGCGAGACTCAGCAAATAAACCCATCGATTTGGTTAATTACGAGAAAAAAAAGcgggaaattcaaaaatattttggaacCTTAAACGTGTAAACGTGAGATGGATAATTAATTTTCGAGCATCGGTGTTTCCTATCAGTAATATGCGTATCACCAATCACTGTGAGAGTCGAATGCCAAATATGTTTGATGCCTTCCAGTTGTTCTAGAATAAATACCTTTGCTTTAATTAACACATCTGTGCAATGATTTAATGCTCAGTTAACCTATTTATCTCGACATGATGAGCCATTAAGTAAAACTGTGCTAACTGCTGTATGAAGATTAAACTacttatgtttattttgtttaatgatTGGTTTATTTATGTTCATAAAATCTGAGGCCAATCCTATGATTCTAGTTCAGGAACGATCCACAGCATGTGCGCTGAGAAAACCAGTAGAGTTAGATTCTATTTGTTTCTGGTCGGTGTTGTTCTGACCTTGAGTGGAGCGTACGGTGTTGTCCCTTTGGTTTCGAGCTTAAACGTAGAGGAAGCAATTGGTAAGTTGATAGCAAAGCAATTTACTAATGTGATACTGTACATGACATACTCAAATATGGTTTCATGTTTTAACAATGGATCACATCACCGAGCACAGTGATGTTTGCTACTGTAAAACTTCTGTCCACTTTGTTTAATCTGCTTGTTGTCTTGTCTTGATTAGTCGACTGTAAACTCGACTCGTCTTGGTCTGTCAGTTTCTCACatgaaaggttgagaaccgTTGCCTTAGGGGTTCATGGACTCCAGGTTAATAACCCCTGAGCTAGAGGTTCTCAAATAGGAAAAGGTTGGGAACTACTGTCcttataacaataataataaataataataataataaaaatatttacatggcGCCCTTAACTGATAAGAAGAATCGCTCTAAAACGTTAAACAATCACATAAgttataaaacaacaaaactgaaaacgtttttttaagCCATGTGCTATAGCCTAAATAAGCTCTACATTCAAGAAGTAGCCTATATACAATtacttttttgtcttttgcaAGATGCTCACAGTACATGTATCACGACACTAAGTTATACCAGAAAATAGTTTGTGATTGACAGCTTTGTAACAACCTTGATCTTCTTTCAACAGGATCTCTTACCCTTGCGATCGGGTACGCTTTAGCCATACCCAGCACATTCCTCGTCCCAGCTGTAGCAGCCGCATTTGGCATCAGAACCGTTGTAGTCATAGCAGCAACCtgctattttttgtttgtactgGGAAACGTTTACACAGGTGATGTTTACAGTATTCATAGAACCCATCAATCAAACGCTAAATATCTCAACCTAACTTGAAACAGATTTGTGTGGATGACTTGTTTTCCTTAGCTTACTACACGTTGATTCCGGCCGCAGTGTTCTTTGGAGTCAGCGACGGTTGGTATTGGAGTTCAGGTTCAATTGTTGCCAACAACTTTGCAATGGAAATATCGAAAAATGAACCAGGCACATACGAAAAACGTCGCCGTCTGTTCACCGGAATTTTCTTTGCTGCTTCTCACACTGGAACGGTATCAGTTGAAAACTGGCTATTTTTTGCGCCTGCTAGCTACAGTATAAACTTTTATATTCTCCAGAAGATGTTTTGTTCATATGCAAACTGTTAAACTAACTCTCTAGATCTAGGCTCTGCGTCGTTGTGAAGTTTGTAATATCTGCTGTTATTATTCAAGGTTTTTGGCAGCGCTGTCAGTGTCGTATTCTTGTTTGTGGACAGACAGCTGTCTGGCAGGAGCAACTTTACAACGAACCGAGATTTCTCCTTCTGCGGAGCGAACGATTGTCAAGACCCGAACATAACACTTGCCAACATCGAACAGTACACCCCTGCCTTTGTCGCCACACGCTACAGCTTAATCGCATTTCTGGCCGGTCTCATAATAATTGCGGTTATCTTATACCGAGTTAATTTACCCGTTGAAGCTGGCCGAAGTGAAGTTGATCGAACAAATAGAGAAACAATTAACACGTCATCTGACATCACGACGACACCATCAAATGATGACGAAGCAGCAACAGCCAATCAGGTCAGGATGAAGTTTGTAATTCTTTATCCACTGCGTTTGCAACCCTTCAACCTGCATGGACTCTGGTCAACGGGCgcaaaagttacaaaactaaaaatgcGTCCATCGGACAATGCGCCTCAGACAAACTTGGTAACTGAGGCTTGAAAAGTATAAATTGAATCAACGCTGTCGAAAGACTCTTCTaagtttgtaaataaatgatttgCGTCATATTACGATCAGGTAAATATCACTAACCCTTTAAACATTAAAGAGACGAAACTGTGAATACAGTACTTTGAATCTATGCTGAAAGAAATTCCTCCACAGCGCCGTCCTATTCTGGGAGGGGCCAAAGCTCCCTCTGCTTAGTCACGTGCTTGATAGCGATACCGCGCCATGAAGTTGCTGATGTAAAACCTCATCGAAGGCAACCTTACAACCACAAAGTTTCGCTGTTATTGAGACTTTTCGAGAACGTAAAACCTTTCCAAGTTACGTCTAACTGGATGTCATTCAACACCAGACGATGCTCAACTGATGATTGAATTTTTTGCGAATGACATTCAGGTCCCTAACCTAAAATATCAGACGACACCgaaagtttacattttttggaaactttgttgttgtttctgGAAACAGTTTTTCATGGGGCCAACCTTTTGCAGGAGAAGCCAAGCCCCGCCTCTTTACGAAAACGACCACGACCACATCTTTTTTGTGGGGCCTTGTACCGCACCATAAAACTTCTGTTGCATCAATTTATCAAAGCCTACATTCTTTCACGATGCATCGTTGTTATTGTAACTTTTCAAGAACTCGACACCATTTCAAGTGATCGCCAAGTCTTTGAAGTCAACCTTAAAGCTGCTGATCACGTCCAAGCATCTTTTGATTATGTGGCTTGCAATCTACGGCGGAATGACGCTCAGCTTCTTCAACGGAGAAATCACCAGAGCTTTTGTATCCTGCGTCTTGGGAGTTGACAAGGTGTGCGTATCACTGAAGCTTATTCTATGCTGGATGCGCCTAATTTACTAACTTATTCTTGTTTTGGCATCTACAACAGGTAGGCGTGGCGGTAATTCTGCTTGCTTCCGGTGAGGCCATGACTGCTTACGTTGGCGGAAAAGTTAACGGCAAGTATGGTCGCAATTATCCGTTTGCTTTCGCATTCGTGCTCGATGTTTCAAGTTATGTGGTGTGCTTGAACTGGCAAATTACCGAAAATACGACCTGGGTGATTTACATTCTCTCGTTCATGTTTGGAATGTCGGATGGTTTGTGGCAAAGTCAGACCAACGGTGAGTGGCTCAACCGCCCTATAACATGGAGATATGTCTGTCCTGGAAGTCACAGATGTGCCAATAGATTTATAAGGCAAAGTAATACAGCATGCGTTATAATATTTCTCTGAGGTTCAGTTCAGTTGTATACATGAACGTAAAACGTTTTCATCAGGACAAGTCTCCGTCACACGATGCTATAGTTCTAAACATACTCTCAAAACGGGTCGTGTTTTGACAAGAACGTGATATTGATAACGGGTATACAAGACTATTATCTGCCGACCTTTCCTATCTTATGCAAAACAGAATTTCATTCTCAGTTCGTCCATCTCACCTGTTCACGTACATTTAGAGCTCGTTTTGAGAAATCTTCTTAATGCTTTAGTGTTTTAACTATTATGAGAATGGTTTTGACACAAAGGCTTGCTTGGGCCTCAACGATTGTCTTGGGTCAGTATCATaatgcaaattgtttttgtagaaATGTATGGAAGTTTCTTTCGAGACGATAACAAGCAAGCTTTAGTAGCCTGGAATATCATGTACGAGGTTGGACTTGCTACTCAGTTCGCCATCAGCAAAGCTCTGTGCGTTTGGCAGAAAATATACCTGCAAATTGCCCTGATGGCTGTGGCAGGAATTTTGTACGGTAAGAACATTCTTCCTAGCCTTGGTCAAGCGACTATTTTGCTCTTAAATCCTGATTGTTTTTGCAGGTGTCGCatattatatatttgtttgGAGACTTCGAGAAgaaaaaatctttgaaaatcGTACCGGACCCAGCTCCAATCATATTCTCACAATCAGCGAAAGATTATGAAAAGTTGGTCGCTTGTAGGTTCACTGCTTCCACTGCGCCTAGTGACGTCAGCAACTTCGAAGCAAGGAATCGATGGATATTTTATGCTTGGCAAAAGTATATGGGAGTTGGAACAATGGCCTATGACAGTCTTTTTGCTGCCTGGCTTTCCAGACATCTGTGTTCATATAAATTTCCTACTGTTGTTAAAATCCCATTGGTCTGACTATAAGAAAaattgtacaaatattttactcaTTCAACTGCAACATAATTCGCCTGCGGTGTAAgttatttatgacgtaacaagcgTAAAACGTTAGAATCATTAAGTCGTGGGGAATTCCCAGGTCAGATTCTTCTGAATAATCGTTCATCCAATGCAAAAGGTTAACTCCCGGTCTGATTCTTACTTCTTAGCTaatctgaaaaaacaaaagaaatcatGGTATCAAATATTGAAGCTAGATCACGATTAACCACATTATCATCAGTGAATGTATAGGGGTGTGAAACTACTGATTTTATCACAATGGGCCACGACGTACAAATGTGATGACGATGAAGGTCAGACAACAGTTATAAGTATTTAGAAGCAATGACGGCATACTTGATGATTATTCGCGGGAGGCGGAAAACGTATTTAGGTACACATACGCCCGGACGAGGGCTTTATGTTGAACGCCTCCCTTATAGGCTATGTACCGGCTATAGCTAATGGGACATTATGTGCAATGATGTGAAAGTTAAGATGTGATCAAACACGCTGAGACGTTAAATTTCAATTAATCTCATACTTTTGGTAATTGTCCTCCCCAATATTTAACATTAGACTGCTGGCATCCAAGTACACGCTATTTTGAGCTTCGGAAATCTGAAAGATAACATTAGTTAGGTAAGTTATAATGGAAGCACTTCGCTGATAGTTTCCACTCCCAAAAAGACTCACAGTTTTAGCGATGTTCTGGGCAGCTCGTATTCTTCGCAACTTCAAGAAACCAGGGTTTTTGCTGATCGCCTCACCAACGTGTTCACAGTTAAGAAAAAGGCAACTGGGCAGACACAAAACCTGTCACCATGACTGACATACATGAATAAGTAACGACTCAGTCGACTAAACTTGGGTTTTAAAGATCAAAGTGTAGGTGGTATTTAGAAGCATCGATGCCAAGTAATGAGCAAATGAAAGGATATAGTTTTGGCAATCTGAGCTTCTCCCTCAGCTTGTACGATCTTCTGCTGTCTGTCCTGCTTTGCTCGCTCCACGATGTACTGAGCTTTTTGGGCGTCTTGCTGAGCTGTGTGATAAGGTCGTGGTTTGAGATAAATCACATTTTCAATGCAAGTTACTTTCTGAGGAACATGCCATCAGATTTTCGCTGTAAAACATTCTCTTAGAAGCAACTGATGCAACTGTAGAAAGCACTAGCACAACGTTTCCCAAGAACAACTTGTTTACAATTCCTATTTATCTTTAAAACAGTTCGAAACAAGGACTGGGACCGAAAACATAATTGCTATATAAAAATTCAGCTACTATAACAGCAATGGCTGCTTATAAACAAGTAACCCTTGTGTACAATCAAGATGAAGCAAATTTAGATTGTGCGCAATAGCTTGAGAAATGTTGCCCTAGCATATGTGTTACTTCAGTTAAAAgcagaaatatttccatttGCATATTCCTGTAGTCAAATAAAGAAGTGTTTGATCTCCTGCAGAATTAGCCAGGGtagcaaataaattaaatagaatcaatttgcaaaatatagaCATGACTATACAGAGAGCAAGTTACACCAGTCGAGCAAGCTCGAGTTCATTAATGCCTTTCAAACCACATCATATAGCAATGTGATTACGATTTTATATCAACTTGGCCATGCCTTCTGTCACTAACCGACTTGCTTAGCTTCAACAGCATGTGTGTATTCTCTACTAAATGATAGATCGGTGATGGCGACATCATCCAGGATCATGTGAAAATCTTTCGTGCGTTCTGTCAGTTGTTGCTTGATCAACAGTGAAACCTGGATAAAAATTGCGCTGTTGTAATACTTGACTGGCACTTCTGACGATGCGTTTCACTTCAAGTAAGTCGCCAGCCACAAAAGCATTGTTTTGCTCTTACTCATACCTGAGATCTCTGGGTTATAAGCTGACTGGCATTAAATTTCGCCACCACACTCTTCAGAACCTCGTTGACAATGGAAGGAAGAACCTAATAAAACGAGCTGTAAATAGTTTCTTGCAATTATGTCTGGCAATTGAAGCTGGAACCACCCAAAAAGTAGAGCAAATAATTAAACAATAACTCTGGTACAAGAActaatgacaaaaataatcaCATTTACActgtaattacaaaaaaaattatatacgACTACCTTTTCATCATAATCTGTTCCAATCATTTGTGTGATTATTGGAAGTTTAGCAGCTTCAGGCCTTGTCAAAACTCGAAGGTTGATATTAACCATCTGCAGATCTTTGCTTCCTGTAcagtgaataaaattttacatcgAGTGACGtttgtaaagaaaaatgagTTTAAAACTGACATCAAGATTTGAATAAAAACTAGAGAGAAAGTTGGTTTTGAAAGTGCAGTGTCATCAGATTACTAAAGATGGAAATCATGCTCCTTGACTTGCAAGTGTGACTGGTACAACCGAGATATACCAAGGACAACACTGTTACTGTCCCAATAAGCAGAAATAAAATATCCTCTCTATTTCTGGAGTCAAATGGGAAGTGTTTAATAAGATCCTGAGTTTACAATGCAAGGCTACGAATTTTGAGTGAAATGCAGTCTTAGAGTTGCTAAGAAGCAAGCATATGGACACTCAGCCATACATCAAGAATACAGGATACAGGTTGCACCAGTCTAGCAACGTCAAAGCTCTTATTCGCCTTAACGATCATCATTTGACACCACTACAGCACTTTGTTAACTAGCTGGATCCATACGAATAGATTTGCTACAAATTTTagtgaaataaaatgtattaaaCTGACTGAGTTCATATTTTACCTGTTGGGGAGCCAACCCTTGTCGGTCTGGATCGAATGTTGTATATAATTGGATACTGAAACCACGGTattctgaaaaataaatatcagGCAATAAGTAATGTACAAACTTGAAAGAAGCAGTATagtagtaaaataaaataacagtCGTAAAATAGCAACTTTAATATGATTATACAATGAAAGTCATTGCGCGATTTCTACCTGAAATGAAGTCCTTCCCCATAAACTTCATGCTTGACACCTCCAATCCTGTTGAAAATAACAGATCGGTGACCCCCCTCGACGGTGTAAATAGATTCCTGCAAGTAAATTTCAATTATTACCAGtctaaaaattttacactgTATACTCGTCTACAGACTATGGCTGTTTTCGCTGAGATCTCAGCTGTGCAGATGCCAAATTCCGCTGTACAAGGAAGCAGCTTCTCTGCGGCTCGTGGTCAATTGTGATAGGGAATATTTGTccttttacaacaaaaattggaaaaaaatcGGTGTATCcattttttttttgactttgtatttttttagtaGACATTGATTTCTCCTGGTGTACAACACTGTTTTGGCCAAAAATTTTCACCATACTCTGAAGTCTGGACTCTGTATAGCGACTTACCAATATATATCTTTAATTGTGGATCGaaataatacttacaataatACAAACTACATGAACCTTTCACATTTTAGGTCTTAAATCAATTCACTCACTTTTATTCCATAAATTAAAGCTCCAATTCCAAGCAACGCACCTCCACCACCACCGAGCCGAGATGCCAATTTACCCAGTCGCCCTGCTCCATCTCGTAAAGACATCTCTTAAACGCTAATTTATATGTTTAAGTTATAATTCTACTTCAACAGACAACGATTGCAAACTTATTTCCTTAGGTTACAATGACTAAGTGCGGGAGTGGCTCTGGCTTATCTCCAACTGAAAATAACGAGAAACATTTATACTAATTTCTAGCATGAGTTTGGTACCATCGTCACCTCACAGTTGATAGTCGATACTTAAAAATTACGATGATCATTACATTTTGGCACTTGTATGCACGAGATTCATCATCGTGTACAGctaacttttttatcttcttgCTTAGGCtataataaaaaagcaaagtaTTGAAGCTTCAGTGCATGCCATCTTGTCAAAATATTGGTCCTGGCACGCACAATTTCTCGTCGAAAATTGTCGCATTTTCCGGTCGGGTCGTTACCATTATTGCATAACCTTTGAAAGCAACGTAGACTAAAacctcaattttttgtttatttatcataAACCGATGTAAGCAGGTTTTAAACATGTAGAAGTTCAGCATGCTTGCGTGAA
Encoded here:
- the LOC143470826 gene encoding protein unc-93 homolog A-like; this translates as MCAEKTSRVRFYLFLVGVVLTLSGAYGVVPLVSSLNVEEAIGSLTLAIGYALAIPSTFLVPAVAAAFGIRTVVVIAATCYFLFVLGNVYTAYYTLIPAAVFFGVSDGWYWSSGSIVANNFAMEISKNEPGTYEKRRRLFTGIFFAASHTGTVFGSAVSVVFLFVDRQLSGRSNFTTNRDFSFCGANDCQDPNITLANIEQYTPAFVATRYSLIAFLAGLIIIAVILYRVNLPVEAGRSEVDRTNRETINTSSDITTTPSNDDEAATANQNSTPFQVIAKSLKSTLKLLITSKHLLIMWLAIYGGMTLSFFNGEITRAFVSCVLGVDKVGVAVILLASGEAMTAYVGGKVNGKYGRNYPFAFAFVLDVSSYVVCLNWQITENTTWVIYILSFMFGMSDGLWQSQTNEMYGSFFRDDNKQALVAWNIMYEVGLATQFAISKALCVWQKIYLQIALMAVAGILYGVAYYIFVWRLREEKIFENRTGPSSNHILTISERL
- the LOC143470829 gene encoding prohibitin-2-like translates to MSLRDGAGRLGKLASRLGGGGGALLGIGALIYGIKESIYTVEGGHRSVIFNRIGGVKHEVYGEGLHFRIPWFQYPIIYNIRSRPTRVGSPTGSKDLQMVNINLRVLTRPEAAKLPIITQMIGTDYDEKVLPSIVNEVLKSVVAKFNASQLITQRSQVSLLIKQQLTERTKDFHMILDDVAITDLSFSREYTHAVEAKQVAQQDAQKAQYIVERAKQDRQQKIVQAEGEAQIAKTVGEAISKNPGFLKLRRIRAAQNIAKTISEAQNSVYLDASSLMLNIGEDNYQKLAKK